Proteins co-encoded in one Brassica oleracea var. oleracea cultivar TO1000 chromosome C4, BOL, whole genome shotgun sequence genomic window:
- the LOC106341170 gene encoding transcription factor VIP1-like, translating to MDGHADIPPSYSGLSQYPRANPFGDESSNRATMPPPSGSSLPPFPLRLRIPPTGQPFQFGSQNFIPGSSPSQSMLSQVPHTMLDSSSIGSGSSQPSSVFSGLFNADQLSKIAASNELKEMAESDPKHLKIALSNRESAARSKEKKALHESELEDKVETLETQIDILTAELKLEKRERMTADDECVQFRIRLHAGEAHARLREGLIEQLNGEVRRLTEEASGQREEMSRLREEVSEYRRRESERMNANMLEQLNINQHFQEKPQQTKYNFE from the exons ATGGATGGTCACGCCGATATTCCTCCTTCATACTCCGGTCTCAGCCAATACCCGAGGGCTAACCCTTTTGGTGACGAGAGTTCCAATAGAGCAACCATGCCGCCGCCTAGCGGAAGCTCACTTCCACCCTTTCCACTGCGTCTCCGGATCCCACCGACAGGTCAGCCATTCCAGTTCGGGTCGCAGAATTTCATCCCGGGATCAAGCCCCTCGCAGTCGATGTTATCTCAGGTTCCACACACGATGCTCGACTCCTCCTCAATAGGCTCAGGGAGTAGTCAGCCGTCGTCTGTCTTCTCAGGCCTGTTTAATGCAGATCAACTGAGTAAGATTGCCGCCTCTAACGAACTGAAAGAGATGGCAGAATCTGATCCTAAGCATCTCAAAAT AGCCTTGTCGAACCGGGAATCAGCTGCACGTTCAAAGGAGAAGAAGGCGCTGCATGAGTCCGAGTTGGAAGACAAAGTCGAGACACTTGAGACTCAGATTGATATATTGACTGCCGAGCTCAAGCTTGAGAAG AGAGAAAGAATGACGGCGGATGACGAGTGCGTGCAATTTAGGATTCGTCTTCATGCAGGGGAGGCGCATGCACGACTTCGTGAAG GCTTGATCGAACAATTGAATGGAGAAGTTCGTCGGCTAACAGAAGAGGCGAGTGGGCAGAGGGAAGAGATGAGTAGGCTAAGAGAAGAGGTGAGCGAATACCGGAGGAGGGAAAGTGAGAGAATGAACGCAAACATGTTGGAG